GGCCTCCTGGACGGGGGTCAGGGTGTGGTAGCCTTGGGTCTCAAGGGCAGCGGCGATAGTTTTTTTCACGGGCGGCTTCTTTCAGGATCAAAGGCCTGCCAATAAGGGCCGCGCGCCCAAATGTATATGGGCAATCGCGCATAGCGGCCCTGCGCCGCCGGTCAGCCGCGCACATGCGCCATTTGCGGATCATATTGCGCCGGATCGACGATCACCGCAGGCACCATCTGCCCAAGGTGGTCGATGTCAAAGGCGGCACCCACCTGCGCAAGATCCGCATCGACAAAGGCATAGGCTAGGTTCTTTTGCACCCGATGCCCAAAGCCGCCCGACGTCACTGTCCCGACAACCGCCCCGTCACGCATCAGTGATGCACCGCCATGCGCAGGCGCGCCGTCGTCAGACAGATGCAGCGTCACAAGCCGTTTTGATGGCCCATCAACAACACGTTTTTCCAGCGCGTTCTTGCCGACAAAATCGGGCTTGGCCATGTCCACAAACCGCGAGAGGCCGGTCTCGAACGGGTCAAATTCGGTCAGAATTTCTGCTTTCCAGTGCAAATACCCTTTTTCAAGCCGCATCGATTCAACCGCATGCGCGCCAAACAGGCGCAGCCCGTGGGCTTGACCCGCATCGCGCAGGGCAAGATAGGCCGCATAAAGCGATGCATTGGGAACGTGGATTTCATAGGCAAGTTCACCCGAAAAGCTGACCGACATGACCGTTGCCGGGGCAAAGCCGATGAAACACTCGCGCACCGAAAGCCAGGGGAAACCGGTGGCAGTCCAGTCAGCACGGCTGACCGCCTGCATCACCGCGCGCGCCTTTGGACCCGCCAGCACAAGGATCGTCTGGTCATTGGTCAGGGATGTGATCTGCACGTCTTCGTCCGCGCCAATATGGCGTTGCAGCCAGTCCATATCGTGAAATTCTGACGCTGCGGCAGACCCATACCAGATCCGGTCGGGACCACGATCTGATGCGGGGATATTGGCGACTGTCGCCTCGCCTTTCAGCATGCCGTGGTGGTTTAGCAGATAGCCAAGCCCGACACGGCCCGCCCTGGCGGTCACGCGGCCACAGAACATCCGGTCAAGAAAGGGGCGCGCATCCGTGCCCGTGATTTCAAACCGGTTAAAGCCGTTCACCTCGCACAGGCCGACGGCGTTCTGCACCGCGGCAACCTCTTGTGCGACCAGCGGAAAGGATTCATCAAAATGGAACCCGTGGGTGACCTCGAATTGGGCGGTCGGTTTGAAAAACTCGGCCCTTTCCCAGCCGTTCACCACCGCAAATTCGGCCCCCTCGGCGGCCAGAACAGGGGTCAGCGCGGTTGTCTTGGCCATGCGGCCCGCGGGGCGGTGTTCGTTGGGGAAATGAAAACGGAATTCGTTTTGGTAATCCTCGATTGCCTTCAGCGCGGTCAGCTCGACATTCGTGTGACCGGTAAAGCGGCGCGGATCGATGCACCAGCTGTCATAGCAGGCCTCGCCATGCACGATCTGTTGGGCCAGCATCCAGCCGTGCCCGCCGCCCTCACCAAGACCCGCACGCAAACCAATGATACAGAACGCATTTCGCTTGCCTGGGATGGGGCCGACCAGCGGCGCGCCGTCAATCGTATAGGTGATCGGGCCGTTGACGATGGTCTTGATCCCGACCTCTGCAAGGGCTGGCATCCTTTCAAATGCGCCCTCCAGAACATCCGTGATCCGGTCCAGATCGTCGGGGCAAAGGGCGTTGACGAAATGCGGATCGATCCCGTCCATGCCCCATGTCTTGCAGTCCTGTTCATAAAAGCCGACCAGCAGGCCGTTCTTTTCCTGACGACAATAATAGTCGCTGATCGGGCAGCGCAGCAACGGCATTCGGTGGCCCGCGTCAACGATTGCGGGAATGTCCTCGGTCACGAAATACTGATGTTCCATCGACACGACAGGGTGATGCACGCCCATCATCGCTCCGACCTCGTTCACGCGGTAGCCGCAGGCGTTCACGACGATCTCGCAGGTGATGTCGCCCTGATCGGTATGGACCGTCCAGCTGTCATCTTTGTGTTGGGTCAGGCCGGTGACGGGGGTGTTGCGATACACTTCGGCCCCCGCCGTGCGGGCGCGCCGCGCCAACGCCTGACACAGGCTTGCGGGGTCAATATCGCCGTCATTGCCGTCCCAGAGTCCGCCGAGCAGATTATCGGTCGAAATCAGCGGATGGCGACGGGCGCATTCTTCGGCGTCGATCACTTCAAATTCGACACCCATGCCGCGTGCCATCGAGGCAAAGTGGCGATAGCCATCCATCTGCGCCTGCGTGTTGGCCAGCCGGATCCCCCCGTCACCGTGATTATAGCTGACCGGATAGTCGGCATCGTCACGCAGTTCCTTGTAAAGGTTGATGGAATGGGTTTTCAGGCCAACCATCGTCTGGTTCATGCCAAAGTTTGTCACCTGCGCTGCAGAATGCCATGTGGTGCCCGAAGTCAGCTCGTTGCGTTCCAGCAAAACGACATCGCTCCAGCCTTCTTGGGTCAGGTGATACAGTGTCGAGCACCCGGCGATGCCCCCCCCAATAACAACGACGCGGGTGTGCGATTTCATGATGATCCCTTTCAAGTTTGCGCGATACTGACGGAAAAAACATGCAAAGGGTCAACGGCAACTACGACATCCCATAAATCGCAATATAGCTTCCCTAAAACTGGGAACAAAACGAAACAGATTGCAAAGGCTCCGGCACCGCCGTTCCGATGGGGCCAGCAAAGGGGGCAGAGATGCACACGCCGGACAAGCCACGCCGCGCGGGGCGCAAGGCCAGAGTGACGGCGCGCGCCGCACCGCCAGTGATCAACCCCGCGCCGCCCGGCCAGATTGGCGGTGCCTATCGCCCGCTGACCGATACCGACCTCAAGGCAATCTTTGCCACTGCGCTGCGATTGCTGGCCGAACTGGGCATGGGCGAAGTGCCGGACAGGCTTTGGGCTGATCTGACTGTTGCGGGCGCGGTTGATCTGGGCAATGCCCGCCTTGGATTGCCTGAAACACTGGTCAAACGGGCCATCAGCCTTTCGGCCAAAGAATTTGCCCTGCATGGGCGCGACCCCGCGCGCGATATCAGGGTTGGTGGCGCGCGCGTTTATTTCGGAACCGGTGGCGCGGCGGTCAATACGCTTGATCTTGACAGCGGGCTTTACCGCCCCTCGACCCTGCAAGACCTGCACGATTTCACGCGCCTTCAGGATACGCTTGATAACGTGGCGTGGTTCACGCGTTGCTGCATTGCCACGGATGTGCCCGACAATTTCGATCTGGACGTCAACACTGCCTATGCCCTGATGCGCAACACGACAAAACCAGTGGCCACGGCCTTTACGCTGGCGCA
This portion of the Octadecabacter sp. SW4 genome encodes:
- a CDS encoding FAD-dependent oxidoreductase; the encoded protein is MKSHTRVVVIGGGIAGCSTLYHLTQEGWSDVVLLERNELTSGTTWHSAAQVTNFGMNQTMVGLKTHSINLYKELRDDADYPVSYNHGDGGIRLANTQAQMDGYRHFASMARGMGVEFEVIDAEECARRHPLISTDNLLGGLWDGNDGDIDPASLCQALARRARTAGAEVYRNTPVTGLTQHKDDSWTVHTDQGDITCEIVVNACGYRVNEVGAMMGVHHPVVSMEHQYFVTEDIPAIVDAGHRMPLLRCPISDYYCRQEKNGLLVGFYEQDCKTWGMDGIDPHFVNALCPDDLDRITDVLEGAFERMPALAEVGIKTIVNGPITYTIDGAPLVGPIPGKRNAFCIIGLRAGLGEGGGHGWMLAQQIVHGEACYDSWCIDPRRFTGHTNVELTALKAIEDYQNEFRFHFPNEHRPAGRMAKTTALTPVLAAEGAEFAVVNGWERAEFFKPTAQFEVTHGFHFDESFPLVAQEVAAVQNAVGLCEVNGFNRFEITGTDARPFLDRMFCGRVTARAGRVGLGYLLNHHGMLKGEATVANIPASDRGPDRIWYGSAAASEFHDMDWLQRHIGADEDVQITSLTNDQTILVLAGPKARAVMQAVSRADWTATGFPWLSVRECFIGFAPATVMSVSFSGELAYEIHVPNASLYAAYLALRDAGQAHGLRLFGAHAVESMRLEKGYLHWKAEILTEFDPFETGLSRFVDMAKPDFVGKNALEKRVVDGPSKRLVTLHLSDDGAPAHGGASLMRDGAVVGTVTSGGFGHRVQKNLAYAFVDADLAQVGAAFDIDHLGQMVPAVIVDPAQYDPQMAHVRG